The following coding sequences lie in one Pseudarthrobacter phenanthrenivorans Sphe3 genomic window:
- a CDS encoding Gfo/Idh/MocA family protein produces MTTLRVAMIGYGFMGAAHSQGWRTAPRVFDLPAEPEMAVIVGRNAEAVAAAAHKWGWAEAATDWREVITRDDIDVVDIVTPGDSHAEIAIAALEAGKHVLCEKPLANTVAEAEAMAEAAERAAACGVRAMVGFTYRRVPAVTFLRDLIAEGAVGTINQVRASYRQDWLVDPEMPLAWRLQKEHAGSGALGDIGAHAIDLAQFVTGLNLEKVSGTIDTIVRERPLLDSGSGLSGRAGSGYGKVTVDDIAIFTGRFESGALASFEASRFATGRKNALQIEVSGDKGALAFDLEDLNSVQFYDRTVPGDRQGFRKILVTEAVHPYVSAWWPAGHMLGYEHGFSHQVKDLVEGIVGGTDPHPTFADGLKVQRVLEAVGRSSENDSAWTRVAADVPAQVS; encoded by the coding sequence ATGACCACCCTCCGCGTGGCCATGATCGGTTACGGCTTCATGGGCGCCGCCCACTCACAGGGCTGGCGCACCGCACCGCGGGTGTTCGACCTCCCGGCCGAGCCGGAAATGGCGGTGATTGTGGGCCGGAACGCTGAAGCGGTGGCTGCTGCCGCACACAAGTGGGGCTGGGCTGAGGCGGCCACAGACTGGCGTGAGGTGATCACCCGGGACGATATCGACGTCGTCGACATCGTTACCCCCGGCGACTCCCATGCGGAAATAGCGATCGCGGCACTTGAGGCCGGAAAGCACGTCCTGTGCGAGAAGCCGCTGGCAAATACGGTGGCCGAGGCGGAGGCCATGGCGGAGGCGGCTGAACGGGCTGCTGCCTGCGGTGTTCGTGCGATGGTGGGTTTCACCTACCGGCGCGTTCCCGCCGTCACGTTCCTGCGGGACCTTATCGCCGAGGGTGCCGTGGGGACCATCAATCAGGTGCGTGCCTCGTACCGGCAGGACTGGCTGGTGGACCCGGAAATGCCGCTGGCCTGGCGCCTGCAGAAGGAACATGCCGGATCCGGCGCGCTGGGCGACATCGGCGCCCACGCCATCGACCTGGCCCAGTTCGTCACCGGGCTGAACCTGGAGAAGGTGTCCGGAACCATCGACACCATCGTCAGGGAGCGGCCGTTGCTGGACTCAGGCTCCGGCCTGTCCGGCAGGGCCGGTTCCGGCTACGGCAAGGTGACGGTGGACGATATCGCTATCTTCACCGGCCGCTTCGAATCAGGGGCGCTGGCATCATTCGAGGCCTCCCGCTTTGCCACCGGCCGGAAGAACGCGCTGCAGATAGAGGTCTCGGGGGACAAGGGCGCCCTGGCCTTTGACCTGGAGGACCTCAACAGCGTCCAGTTCTATGACCGCACGGTGCCCGGGGACCGCCAGGGTTTCCGGAAGATCCTGGTCACTGAAGCGGTGCATCCCTACGTTTCGGCGTGGTGGCCTGCCGGCCACATGCTCGGCTACGAGCACGGGTTCTCGCACCAGGTCAAGGACCTCGTGGAGGGCATCGTGGGCGGCACCGACCCGCATCCCACGTTCGCTGACGGGCTGAAGGTGCAGCGCGTGCTCGAGGCCGTCGGGCGCAGTTCCGAAAATGATTCCGCCTGGACGCGCGTTGCAGCCGACGTCCCGGCGCAGGTTTCGTAG
- a CDS encoding sugar phosphate isomerase/epimerase family protein yields MARPITLFTGQWADLPFEEVARLAGEWGYDGLEIACWGDHLDPWRWDDDAYVQGKLDILERHGLKVWTISNHLKGQAVCDDPIDERHRGILPDVVWGDGDPEGVRRRAAEEMKNTARLAARLGVKTVTGFTGSSIWKYVAMFPPASEKMVDAGYQDFADRWNPILDVFDEVGVRFAHEVHPSEIAYDYWTTQRALEAIGHREAFGLNWDPSHMVWQDIDPVGFLWDFKDRIYHVHCKDTKKRLSNGRNGRLSSHLAWADPRRGWDFISTGHGDVPWEDAFRMLNSIGYRGPLSVEWEDAGMDRLDGAPEALAFVRRLSSYEPSAAAFDAAFSTK; encoded by the coding sequence ATGGCACGACCAATCACCTTGTTCACCGGCCAGTGGGCCGACCTGCCGTTCGAAGAGGTGGCCCGGCTCGCCGGCGAGTGGGGCTACGACGGACTGGAAATCGCCTGCTGGGGCGACCACCTGGACCCGTGGCGCTGGGACGACGACGCCTACGTGCAAGGAAAACTCGACATCCTGGAACGCCACGGCCTCAAGGTGTGGACCATCTCCAACCACCTCAAGGGCCAGGCCGTGTGCGATGACCCCATCGACGAACGGCACCGCGGCATCCTGCCGGACGTGGTGTGGGGCGACGGCGATCCTGAAGGAGTGCGCCGACGCGCCGCGGAGGAGATGAAAAATACTGCCCGGCTCGCCGCCAGGCTCGGGGTGAAGACGGTGACAGGCTTCACGGGCTCGTCCATCTGGAAGTACGTGGCCATGTTCCCACCCGCCTCCGAAAAGATGGTCGACGCCGGCTACCAGGACTTCGCCGACCGTTGGAACCCCATCCTCGACGTGTTCGACGAGGTGGGGGTCCGGTTCGCCCATGAGGTGCATCCGTCCGAGATCGCGTACGACTACTGGACCACCCAGCGTGCCCTCGAGGCGATCGGGCACCGGGAGGCTTTCGGGCTGAACTGGGACCCGAGCCACATGGTGTGGCAGGACATCGATCCGGTGGGCTTCCTGTGGGACTTCAAGGACCGCATCTACCACGTGCACTGCAAGGACACGAAGAAGCGGCTCAGCAACGGGCGCAACGGCCGGTTGTCATCCCACCTGGCGTGGGCTGATCCGCGCCGCGGCTGGGATTTCATCTCCACCGGCCACGGCGACGTTCCGTGGGAGGATGCGTTCCGGATGCTCAACTCCATCGGCTACCGCGGCCCCCTGTCTGTGGAGTGGGAGGACGCCGGGATGGACCGGCTGGACGGTGCGCCCGAGGCGCTCGCGTTCGTGCGCCGGCTCTCCAGCTACGAGCCCTCCGCCGCGGCCTTCGACGCCGCCTTCAGCACCAAGTAG
- a CDS encoding IS110 family RNA-guided transposase, with protein MPAFWVGIDSGKRAHHCVVIDQTGTVLLSKRVENDENAVLELIATIAEIAAGGEVCWATDLNSGGAALLIELLAAHAQQLLYIPGRIVHHAAETYRGDGKTDAKDARIIADQARMRTDLQPVRRTDQISVDLRLLTARRTDLICDRVRAINRLRATLLEYFPALERAFDYSKQAPLVLLGGYQTPEGIRRIGLARLTGWLRKRGCRNSAKMAEKALIAANSQHTVLPTQTTGSALVVRLAGQISTLDAEIAGIDAQITDLFGKHDSADVLLTMPGFGPVLAATFLANIGGNLDAFDSVDRLASVAGLAPVPRDSGRISGNLHRPRRFNRRLLRTCYLAALSSLKNSAASRTYYDRKRGEGKSHKQALIALARRRINVLWAMLRDHTIYQEPMPRITAQAA; from the coding sequence ATGCCGGCATTCTGGGTAGGAATCGACTCAGGCAAAAGAGCACATCATTGCGTCGTGATCGATCAGACGGGGACCGTGCTGCTCTCGAAACGGGTCGAGAACGACGAAAACGCAGTGCTCGAACTCATAGCCACGATCGCGGAGATCGCGGCCGGGGGCGAAGTCTGCTGGGCCACGGATCTGAATTCCGGCGGAGCGGCCCTGTTGATCGAGTTGTTGGCCGCGCACGCCCAGCAACTGCTCTATATACCTGGACGGATCGTGCATCACGCTGCGGAGACCTACCGCGGAGATGGCAAGACCGACGCGAAAGATGCCAGGATCATCGCTGACCAGGCACGGATGCGCACGGACCTCCAACCAGTCCGCCGCACGGACCAGATCAGCGTTGACCTGCGGCTCCTCACCGCCCGCCGTACGGATCTGATCTGCGACCGTGTCCGGGCGATCAACAGGCTCCGCGCCACCTTGCTGGAATATTTCCCGGCTCTCGAGCGTGCGTTCGACTACTCCAAACAGGCGCCCCTGGTCCTCCTGGGCGGCTACCAGACACCCGAGGGCATCCGGCGGATCGGACTAGCTCGGCTCACCGGTTGGCTGAGGAAACGCGGCTGCCGCAATAGTGCCAAGATGGCAGAGAAGGCACTGATAGCCGCAAACTCCCAGCACACCGTACTGCCAACTCAGACCACAGGCTCTGCCCTGGTCGTCCGGCTGGCCGGGCAAATCAGCACTCTCGATGCGGAGATCGCCGGCATCGATGCCCAGATCACGGACCTGTTCGGGAAGCACGACAGCGCCGATGTTTTGCTCACCATGCCGGGCTTCGGCCCCGTACTCGCAGCTACTTTTCTCGCGAACATCGGCGGCAACCTGGACGCGTTTGACTCAGTCGACCGGCTCGCCAGCGTCGCGGGGCTGGCTCCCGTCCCGCGCGATTCCGGACGAATCAGCGGGAACCTGCACCGACCACGTCGCTTTAACCGCAGGCTCCTGCGGACCTGTTACCTCGCCGCCCTCTCCAGCTTGAAGAACAGCGCGGCCTCAAGAACCTATTACGACCGGAAGCGCGGAGAAGGAAAGTCGCATAAACAGGCCCTCATCGCCCTCGCCAGACGTCGCATCAACGTCCTCTGGGCGATGCTCCGTGACCACACCATCTACCAGGAACCAATGCCACGCATCACCGCTCAGGCGGCTTGA
- a CDS encoding apurinic/apyrimidinic endonuclease family protein, whose product MTSEVPGSWTFCASTFNWAPEIIAARRTAQEIVADIADTTVKTIELEPGLVWRSFPSPEGGEVDGLRESLAAKGGRISVVGASLDDFTPPARPRSLQERLDFLVPQLQAAHRVGASGVRLPIGQAGSELLTLVQPLLHELDLVLYEEIQGQQAPRSPAVEPALEVIAGLADDRVRVLVDISMLMPALPVTYLEELRRGGIATELMARLENDWRDPATHEAVTALLRSGNVPPRIHTLYMNLLIRFGRSDASDLQDILPLVGAFHLKFWDLDDDGGRVSRPLRDLGGLLRRNGFSGTLTSEWGGHEWLQDDPTEMTRSHLALAGAALADAAPAAQTLGG is encoded by the coding sequence ATGACTTCTGAAGTTCCCGGCAGCTGGACCTTTTGTGCCAGCACCTTCAACTGGGCTCCGGAAATCATTGCTGCCCGCAGGACAGCCCAGGAGATAGTTGCGGACATTGCGGACACCACTGTGAAGACAATTGAGCTGGAACCCGGCCTGGTGTGGCGGTCCTTTCCCTCACCGGAAGGTGGTGAAGTAGACGGACTGCGGGAGTCCCTGGCGGCCAAAGGCGGCCGCATCAGCGTTGTTGGCGCCAGCCTGGACGACTTCACCCCACCAGCCCGTCCACGGTCCCTGCAGGAGCGCCTGGACTTCCTGGTTCCGCAACTGCAGGCCGCCCATCGGGTTGGCGCGAGCGGTGTCAGGCTGCCGATCGGCCAGGCGGGGAGCGAACTGCTCACACTGGTGCAGCCGCTGCTGCACGAACTGGACCTGGTGCTGTACGAGGAAATCCAGGGGCAGCAGGCTCCCCGAAGTCCCGCCGTCGAACCTGCCCTGGAAGTCATCGCCGGGCTTGCAGATGACCGCGTACGGGTCCTCGTGGACATCAGCATGCTGATGCCTGCCCTTCCGGTCACCTACCTCGAAGAACTGCGGCGGGGCGGCATAGCCACGGAACTCATGGCCCGCCTTGAGAATGACTGGCGCGATCCCGCCACCCATGAAGCCGTCACGGCCCTGCTCCGCTCAGGCAACGTGCCGCCGCGGATCCACACCCTCTACATGAACCTGCTCATCCGCTTTGGCCGCAGCGATGCTTCGGACCTGCAGGACATCCTGCCCCTGGTGGGCGCCTTCCACCTCAAGTTCTGGGATCTGGACGACGACGGCGGGCGGGTTTCACGGCCGCTGCGGGACCTGGGCGGACTCCTGCGCCGGAACGGCTTCAGCGGCACGCTCACCAGTGAGTGGGGAGGCCACGAGTGGCTGCAGGATGACCCCACGGAGATGACGCGCAGCCACCTCGCACTGGCAGGGGCAGCACTCGCGGATGCAGCGCCGGCGGCCCAGACTCTCGGTGGCTAA
- a CDS encoding C-glycoside deglycosidase beta subunit domain-containing protein: MLETALREDALTAVPGGFELRLGLPWIRSMPLSSIAGLSVAVDGVGVEPGELSVMLGRRRVQPAALQAEPGWWFVQDRLVLEGQRKLSRGPHDVAVDLLLMVPYLQARPGSPLVLPFHLEARLGLDRVPVPSVSRDVA, from the coding sequence ATGTTGGAAACCGCCTTGCGCGAAGATGCGCTGACCGCTGTTCCGGGGGGATTTGAGCTGCGGCTCGGCCTGCCATGGATCCGCTCCATGCCCCTGTCCAGCATTGCCGGGCTGTCCGTGGCGGTGGACGGCGTCGGTGTCGAGCCGGGGGAGTTGTCGGTGATGTTGGGGCGGCGGCGCGTCCAGCCCGCGGCCCTGCAGGCGGAGCCCGGCTGGTGGTTCGTGCAGGACAGGCTCGTCCTGGAGGGCCAGCGCAAACTCTCGAGGGGGCCGCATGACGTCGCCGTCGACCTCCTGCTGATGGTGCCGTACCTGCAGGCCCGCCCCGGCTCTCCACTGGTCCTGCCGTTCCATTTGGAGGCCCGGCTTGGGCTTGACCGGGTACCGGTTCCAAGCGTGTCGCGCGATGTTGCCTGA
- a CDS encoding ROK family protein, with protein sequence MTTDSTLRFGAQTDEVTSLLRIVNLVRTGEATTRPEIGKVTGLGRGVVSQRVDQAISIGFLGEGEFGASSGGRAPRTLRFRAEQGRIIICALGAAHIRVGIAALDGDIVDHAHRTWDIAQGPEKTIDAVMALVDSVLKKHPDVPVWSVVVGLPGPVDFNTGQPVAPPIMPGWNGFDVRTPFEERFNAPVWVDNDSNLLALGERARRRDSLVDLIYCKIGSGIGAGLLSKGRIHRGANGAAGDIGHVRVSDSDAQCRCGKIGCLEAVAGGWALVRDAEEAIKDGANTTLAAAARKGGLSLEEITLAAQAGDALAISLVQKSARVAGETISALVNMFNPSVIVIGGAMGSAGEVFLAEVRQRVYELSLPLATRDLTITLSVNDEREPLRGGAELAREQLFDVTFPRWFAGGRPSPERMSVPA encoded by the coding sequence ATGACGACAGACTCCACCCTCCGCTTTGGGGCACAGACGGACGAAGTGACCAGCCTGCTGCGGATCGTCAACCTGGTGCGGACGGGTGAAGCCACCACCCGCCCCGAAATCGGCAAGGTCACCGGACTGGGCAGGGGTGTCGTCAGCCAGCGCGTTGACCAGGCCATCTCCATCGGATTCCTCGGCGAGGGAGAATTCGGCGCCTCCTCCGGCGGCCGCGCGCCCCGCACACTGCGATTCCGCGCCGAGCAGGGGCGGATCATCATCTGTGCCCTTGGAGCGGCCCACATCCGCGTAGGCATCGCCGCGCTCGACGGCGACATCGTGGACCACGCGCACCGCACCTGGGACATAGCGCAGGGACCGGAGAAGACCATCGACGCCGTCATGGCCCTCGTCGACAGTGTGCTCAAGAAGCATCCCGACGTACCCGTCTGGAGTGTGGTGGTAGGACTCCCCGGCCCGGTCGACTTCAACACGGGACAACCCGTAGCGCCTCCCATCATGCCCGGCTGGAACGGTTTCGATGTCCGGACTCCGTTTGAGGAGCGCTTTAATGCCCCCGTGTGGGTGGACAACGATTCCAACCTGCTGGCCCTTGGCGAACGCGCCCGCCGGCGCGACTCCCTGGTGGACCTCATCTACTGCAAAATCGGCTCGGGCATCGGAGCCGGCCTGCTGTCGAAGGGCAGGATCCATCGTGGCGCCAATGGCGCGGCAGGTGATATCGGCCATGTCCGGGTTTCGGATTCGGATGCCCAATGCCGCTGCGGCAAGATCGGCTGCCTGGAGGCGGTGGCCGGCGGCTGGGCCCTGGTGCGGGACGCAGAAGAGGCCATCAAGGACGGCGCCAACACCACACTTGCTGCGGCGGCCAGGAAGGGCGGGCTGTCACTGGAGGAGATCACCCTCGCAGCCCAGGCCGGGGACGCACTGGCGATCTCCCTCGTCCAGAAATCGGCCCGGGTAGCTGGCGAGACGATATCTGCGCTGGTGAACATGTTCAACCCCAGCGTGATTGTCATCGGCGGGGCCATGGGCTCGGCCGGTGAAGTTTTCCTCGCGGAAGTGCGGCAGCGCGTCTACGAACTGTCACTGCCCCTTGCCACGCGGGACCTCACCATCACCCTCTCGGTGAATGATGAGCGGGAGCCGCTGCGCGGCGGAGCCGAACTGGCCCGCGAGCAGCTGTTTGATGTCACCTTCCCGCGCTGGTTCGCCGGCGGGCGGCCATCGCCGGAACGCATGTCCGTCCCCGCCTAG
- a CDS encoding Gfo/Idh/MocA family protein codes for MPWNVGILGAGPGVAALHLPVLGRLAGTFSVVHIADAGSGRARELAERVGARWSEGEAEVLADPSVDAVLICSPPADHARQILAALAADKRAIFCEKPLATSRLEAEDVILACRAAGAVLLVGTNHLFDAAWGRARHHLVALEGKVQSISVTLALPPNDRYHRLVAEGGPFQAGRRGRPDLGDPAVAAGVLRQLLTGLAVHDLPAVRDIAPGIDEIVYARLTPPVGYLVGYRAGGVLVQLALTMLPAGPDALWRMGICTTHDRIEVNFPPAFVHAGSAATRVRSVDGQWTEYRRDEEDGYVTEWRLFASLLEGDAPVEYDELLADSHYAIDLADAAAAKMLEGAWQ; via the coding sequence ATGCCTTGGAACGTTGGGATTCTTGGGGCAGGGCCGGGTGTCGCCGCCCTTCACCTGCCGGTGTTGGGGCGGCTTGCAGGCACGTTCAGCGTGGTGCACATTGCGGATGCCGGCAGCGGCAGGGCCCGGGAGCTGGCCGAACGGGTCGGCGCCCGCTGGTCAGAAGGAGAAGCGGAGGTGCTGGCGGATCCCAGTGTGGACGCTGTGCTGATCTGCAGCCCGCCGGCTGACCACGCGCGCCAGATCCTTGCCGCGCTGGCGGCGGATAAGCGCGCCATTTTCTGTGAAAAGCCGCTGGCCACCAGCCGGCTGGAAGCGGAGGATGTCATCCTGGCCTGCCGGGCAGCAGGAGCAGTGCTTCTGGTGGGCACGAACCATCTGTTTGACGCTGCATGGGGGCGGGCCAGGCACCACCTTGTGGCACTCGAAGGAAAGGTGCAGAGCATCTCCGTGACGCTCGCGCTTCCGCCGAATGACAGGTACCACCGGCTGGTCGCCGAAGGCGGTCCCTTCCAGGCGGGCAGGCGGGGGCGACCCGACCTTGGTGACCCTGCCGTGGCGGCCGGTGTCCTCAGGCAGTTGCTGACTGGTCTTGCGGTCCATGATCTTCCGGCAGTGAGGGACATCGCGCCAGGCATCGATGAGATTGTTTATGCCCGCCTCACTCCGCCCGTCGGGTATCTGGTGGGGTATCGGGCCGGTGGAGTCCTGGTCCAGTTGGCGCTCACCATGCTTCCGGCGGGTCCCGATGCCCTGTGGAGGATGGGCATCTGCACGACCCACGACCGTATCGAAGTGAACTTCCCCCCTGCCTTTGTCCATGCCGGAAGCGCTGCCACCCGGGTGCGAAGCGTGGACGGGCAATGGACGGAGTACCGGCGCGATGAGGAAGACGGCTATGTGACCGAATGGCGCCTGTTTGCCTCGCTCCTTGAAGGGGATGCCCCGGTGGAGTACGACGAACTGCTGGCTGACTCGCACTATGCGATCGACCTTGCAGACGCTGCAGCAGCCAAAATGCTTGAAGGGGCGTGGCAGTGA
- a CDS encoding MFS transporter produces MPLSPVRLRLLVASLLAVSFLGALDHTVVSTSLATIAGELGALKLMSWVVVGYTLASTVLLPVLGKLGDVLGARRIFLASLVMFLAASLACGFATDMAWLIAARILQGMSSAGLQLMSQTIIARVTTQRERPRYMAIIGAAFPIAILFGPVLGGAITDYWGWQWVFWINIPVGAAALGLALIAVPHLEPGSMPRRFDVAGSVVFTAALVALVLAATWAAERSSGPATAVALAASILGFIAFFLIERHAAEPIVPLHFFANRTIAAGTALSAIIGVGLFSITAYLPTYFQMAYQTTATVSGLVPIATVFGMLISNLLTGWLASRTGRYRIFPILGTMLGAAGLFVMAGLPAGLPLWVPMIVMGLVGMGTGAFMSLIVAVVQGAAPAHQTGTITATINLVRQVGSTVATAVIGGVIGSGVAALLPAGLDASTLTPQLVHAAAPDVQATVAQIYGTVFTPIFIALAAAYALGIVAAVLLPHGRLSDEPIPAPHTPSEKLSA; encoded by the coding sequence ATGCCACTTTCGCCTGTAAGACTCCGCCTCCTCGTTGCCTCCCTGTTGGCTGTCTCCTTCCTGGGGGCGCTGGACCATACAGTGGTGTCCACGTCCCTGGCCACCATCGCCGGGGAGCTCGGTGCCCTCAAACTCATGAGCTGGGTTGTGGTGGGCTACACGCTGGCCAGCACCGTGCTGCTGCCCGTGCTGGGGAAACTCGGAGATGTCCTCGGTGCCCGCCGCATCTTCCTGGCATCGCTGGTGATGTTCCTGGCCGCTTCCCTGGCCTGCGGCTTTGCCACCGATATGGCCTGGCTCATCGCCGCCCGCATCCTGCAGGGCATGAGCTCCGCCGGCCTGCAGCTGATGTCCCAAACCATCATTGCCCGCGTGACCACCCAACGTGAACGGCCGCGCTACATGGCCATCATCGGCGCCGCGTTTCCCATCGCCATCCTGTTTGGCCCCGTCCTGGGTGGTGCCATCACCGATTACTGGGGCTGGCAGTGGGTCTTCTGGATCAACATTCCTGTGGGTGCAGCCGCACTGGGCCTCGCGCTCATCGCTGTTCCCCACCTGGAACCGGGTTCCATGCCCCGCCGCTTCGATGTTGCCGGGTCGGTTGTTTTCACCGCAGCCCTGGTGGCCCTGGTACTGGCCGCCACGTGGGCGGCCGAACGAAGCTCCGGGCCAGCCACCGCCGTGGCGCTGGCAGCCAGCATTCTTGGCTTCATCGCGTTCTTCCTGATCGAGCGGCATGCAGCAGAGCCCATCGTGCCGCTGCATTTCTTCGCCAACCGCACGATAGCTGCCGGCACGGCGCTCTCGGCGATCATCGGCGTCGGGCTCTTCTCCATCACTGCCTACCTGCCCACGTACTTCCAGATGGCGTACCAGACCACCGCCACCGTGTCAGGGCTCGTGCCCATCGCCACGGTGTTCGGCATGCTGATCAGCAACCTGCTCACCGGCTGGCTGGCCAGCCGCACCGGACGGTACCGCATCTTTCCGATCCTGGGGACCATGCTGGGAGCCGCGGGGTTGTTCGTGATGGCAGGCCTGCCCGCAGGCCTTCCGCTGTGGGTTCCCATGATTGTCATGGGCCTTGTGGGCATGGGCACGGGCGCGTTCATGAGTCTGATCGTTGCCGTGGTCCAGGGCGCTGCCCCGGCACACCAGACCGGCACCATCACCGCCACCATCAACCTCGTGCGGCAGGTGGGGTCGACGGTGGCGACGGCGGTCATCGGCGGGGTGATCGGCTCCGGGGTGGCGGCACTCCTGCCGGCAGGGCTGGACGCCTCCACGCTGACCCCGCAGCTGGTCCATGCGGCGGCGCCGGATGTGCAGGCCACCGTTGCCCAGATCTACGGCACCGTCTTTACCCCTATCTTCATCGCCCTGGCGGCCGCTTATGCCCTGGGAATCGTGGCGGCGGTCCTGCTTCCCCACGGCCGTCTTTCCGACGAGCCAATTCCCGCTCCCCATACCCCTTCCGAAAAACTCTCGGCCTGA